One Sphingomonas sp. SUN039 genomic window carries:
- a CDS encoding DUF2147 domain-containing protein: MILRTVLLASLLTATPALAATSVQGRWLTPAKDSVIEIAPCGAKVCGRVAKILKPAKDGTATDKFNPNPALRTRPILGVPILSDFTDAGSQWSGTIYDPRNGKSYRSNVARNPDGTLKVQGCIAFFCQTQTWTAAK; this comes from the coding sequence TTGATTCTGCGTACTGTCCTTCTCGCCAGCTTGCTGACCGCAACTCCGGCGCTTGCCGCAACATCGGTACAAGGGCGCTGGCTGACCCCGGCCAAGGATTCGGTCATCGAGATCGCGCCATGCGGGGCAAAAGTCTGCGGGCGTGTCGCCAAGATCCTGAAACCGGCGAAGGACGGCACCGCAACCGACAAGTTCAACCCCAATCCCGCGCTGCGGACGCGGCCGATATTGGGCGTCCCGATTCTGTCGGATTTCACCGATGCGGGCAGCCAATGGAGCGGTACGATCTACGACCCGCGCAACGGCAAGTCGTATCGCTCGAACGTGGCGCGCAATCCCGACGGGACGCTGAAAGTGCAGGGGTGCATCGCGTTCTTCTGCCAGACGCAGACGTGGACCGCGGCAAAATGA
- a CDS encoding SO2930 family diheme c-type cytochrome, with product MALDLIASDALPPKLSDFRFFNGARPNSGVRPYALNTPLFSDYAEKDRYLYLPPGTKATFTGEGLPELPVGAALIKTFRYGASKVETRVLLHRASGWVALPYVWQGDDAVLKRAGTRVALIVDVGGQKQAIDYAVPNVNQCKECHALGDAMTPIGPKARNLTPGMLGVTGGGVRLPKWGDTGAPLEARARAYLDVNCGHCHNPKGAASNSGLNLTWETTDRTALGIGKTPVAAGRGSGGFLYAIDPGHPERSIMVHRMATAEPGVAMPEVGRALVHKEGVKLVSDWIAGMKHE from the coding sequence GTGGCACTGGATCTGATCGCATCGGACGCGCTGCCCCCCAAACTCTCCGATTTCCGTTTCTTCAACGGTGCGCGCCCGAATAGCGGCGTGCGACCCTATGCGCTGAATACGCCGCTGTTCTCCGACTATGCGGAGAAGGATCGCTATCTGTACCTGCCGCCGGGTACGAAAGCGACGTTCACCGGCGAAGGGCTGCCCGAGCTTCCCGTCGGCGCGGCGCTCATCAAGACATTCCGTTACGGCGCGAGCAAGGTCGAGACGCGCGTGCTGCTCCACCGGGCGAGCGGCTGGGTGGCGCTGCCCTATGTCTGGCAGGGCGACGATGCCGTCCTGAAACGCGCGGGGACGCGGGTGGCGCTGATCGTCGATGTCGGCGGGCAAAAACAGGCGATCGATTATGCCGTGCCGAACGTAAACCAGTGCAAGGAATGCCATGCACTGGGCGACGCGATGACCCCCATCGGGCCGAAGGCGCGGAACCTGACGCCGGGGATGCTGGGCGTGACGGGCGGTGGCGTGCGCTTGCCGAAATGGGGCGACACCGGTGCGCCGCTCGAAGCCCGCGCGCGTGCCTATCTCGACGTCAATTGCGGCCATTGCCACAACCCGAAGGGCGCGGCGTCGAACTCCGGCCTCAATCTGACCTGGGAGACCACCGACCGCACCGCGCTCGGCATCGGCAAGACGCCGGTGGCGGCAGGGCGCGGGTCGGGCGGGTTCCTTTACGCCATCGACCCGGGCCACCCCGAACGCTCGATCATGGTCCACCGCATGGCAACCGCCGAGCCCGGTGTGGCAATGCCCGAAGTGGGACGTGCGCTGGTCCACAAAGAGGGCGTGAAGCTGGTGAGTGACTGGATTGCGGGAATGAAGCATGAGTGA
- a CDS encoding crotonase/enoyl-CoA hydratase family protein: MAAFETITTAIDDGIFTLTLNRPERMNAFTPLMMREMCAAFDLVDADDAVRAVIVTGAGKAFCAGADLGGGAATFDYAARGGKDGVGSPIRDDGSVDWDHEGVRDSGGRLTLRMFACKKPVIGAINGAAVGIGATMQLPMDFRLASDSARFGFVFARRGIVPEAASSWFLPRLVGIGQALEWCYSGRVFDAAEALKGGLVRSLHAPDDLLPAARVLAKELTSESAPVSIALTRQMMWRMLGAASPMDAHRLDSRLVWARGGMADAKEGVASFLEKRAAVYPDMVSRDTPHFSPWMDDPAY; this comes from the coding sequence ATGGCAGCGTTTGAAACGATAACGACGGCTATCGACGACGGCATTTTTACGCTCACGCTCAACCGCCCGGAGCGCATGAACGCGTTTACCCCGCTGATGATGCGCGAGATGTGCGCGGCGTTCGATCTGGTGGACGCCGATGATGCCGTGCGGGCCGTGATCGTCACCGGCGCGGGCAAGGCTTTTTGCGCGGGGGCCGATCTTGGCGGTGGTGCGGCGACGTTCGATTATGCCGCGCGCGGCGGTAAGGACGGCGTCGGCTCACCGATTCGCGACGATGGATCGGTCGACTGGGACCATGAGGGCGTGCGCGACAGCGGCGGGCGGCTGACGCTGCGCATGTTCGCCTGCAAAAAGCCCGTTATCGGCGCGATCAACGGGGCCGCGGTCGGCATCGGCGCGACGATGCAGTTGCCGATGGATTTCCGGCTGGCGAGCGACAGTGCGCGGTTCGGCTTTGTGTTTGCGCGACGCGGGATCGTGCCTGAGGCGGCTTCGAGCTGGTTCCTGCCGCGCCTCGTCGGTATCGGGCAGGCGCTGGAGTGGTGCTATTCAGGCCGGGTGTTCGATGCGGCGGAAGCGCTGAAGGGCGGACTGGTCCGCAGCCTCCACGCGCCAGACGACCTGCTCCCCGCCGCGCGCGTACTGGCGAAGGAATTGACGTCCGAAAGTGCGCCGGTGTCGATTGCGCTCACCCGCCAGATGATGTGGCGGATGCTGGGTGCCGCCAGCCCGATGGACGCCCACCGGCTCGACAGCCGGCTGGTCTGGGCGCGCGGCGGGATGGCCGATGCGAAGGAAGGCGTGGCGTCGTTTCTGGAGAAGCGGGCGGCGGTCTATCCCGATATGGTGTCGCGTGACACGCCGCACTTTTCGCCATGGATGGACGATCCAGCCTATTGA
- a CDS encoding NAD(P)/FAD-dependent oxidoreductase yields the protein MSHSYDVLIVGAGHGGAQAAIALRQRGFTGSIAMVGEEPEIPYERPPLSKDYLAGEKEFERILIRPASFWAEREVDILTGRRVVTVDAAAHRVVTEDGDSIGYGSLIWAAGGHARRLSCHGHDFAGVHWVRSRADVETMMGELATTTRVAVIGGGYIGLEAAAVLSKLGKQVTVLEALDRVLARVAGEALSRFYEDEHRAHGVDVRLGTMVESIEGADGRASGVRLADGEVVPCEMVIVGIGIVPAVEPLLAAGAEGGNGVAVDALCRTNLPDVFAIGDCAFHANDFADGASIRLESVQNANDMATTVARVLTGEEIPYHAVPWFWSNQYDLKLQTVGLSTGFDRAIVRGDMSARSFSVVYLRDGAVIALDCVNAVKDYVQGKALVVNATRADPALLADAGTPLKSLLEAA from the coding sequence ATGTCGCACAGCTATGATGTCCTGATCGTCGGCGCCGGCCATGGCGGCGCGCAGGCGGCGATCGCGCTGCGCCAGCGCGGCTTTACCGGGTCGATCGCGATGGTCGGCGAGGAACCCGAGATTCCCTATGAGCGACCGCCGCTGTCGAAGGACTATCTGGCGGGCGAAAAGGAGTTCGAGCGCATCCTGATCCGGCCCGCGAGCTTCTGGGCCGAGCGCGAGGTCGATATCCTGACCGGGCGTCGGGTCGTCACGGTCGATGCGGCGGCGCATCGCGTTGTCACCGAGGATGGCGACAGCATCGGCTATGGCAGCCTGATCTGGGCGGCGGGCGGGCACGCACGGCGGCTGAGTTGCCACGGCCATGACTTCGCGGGGGTACATTGGGTGCGGAGCCGCGCCGATGTCGAGACGATGATGGGCGAACTGGCGACCACGACGCGGGTGGCGGTGATCGGCGGCGGCTATATCGGGCTTGAAGCAGCGGCGGTGCTGAGCAAGCTCGGCAAGCAGGTCACGGTACTCGAGGCGCTGGACCGCGTGCTGGCGCGCGTCGCGGGCGAGGCACTGTCGCGCTTCTACGAGGACGAACACCGCGCGCACGGCGTCGATGTGCGGCTGGGCACGATGGTCGAGAGCATCGAAGGGGCGGACGGGCGCGCATCGGGCGTACGGCTGGCGGACGGCGAGGTCGTGCCGTGCGAGATGGTGATCGTCGGCATCGGGATTGTCCCGGCGGTCGAGCCTTTGCTGGCGGCGGGGGCCGAGGGCGGCAACGGCGTTGCGGTCGATGCGCTGTGCCGCACGAATTTGCCCGATGTGTTCGCCATCGGCGACTGCGCCTTCCATGCCAATGATTTCGCCGACGGGGCGTCGATCCGGCTGGAGTCGGTGCAGAACGCCAACGACATGGCGACGACGGTGGCCAGGGTGCTGACCGGCGAAGAAATACCCTATCACGCCGTCCCGTGGTTCTGGTCGAACCAGTACGACCTGAAGCTCCAGACCGTCGGCCTGTCGACCGGCTTCGACCGCGCCATCGTGCGCGGCGACATGTCCGCGCGGAGTTTTTCGGTGGTGTATCTGCGTGACGGCGCGGTGATCGCGCTCGATTGCGTCAATGCGGTCAAGGACTATGTGCAGGGCAAGGCGCTGGTGGTGAACGCGACCCGTGCCGATCCGGCGTTGCTTGCGGATGCGGGCACCCCGCTGAAATCCCTGTTGGAGGCCGCATGA
- a CDS encoding 3-isopropylmalate dehydratase large subunit: MAERTLFDKLWDAHVVADLGDGNALIAVDRVFLHERTGASALKSMAAAGRTVADPARVFAVMDHIVDTRPGRGDATTMPGGSAFITETRAACHAAGITLFDVDDPDQGITHVISPELGIVLPGVTLVAPDSHTCTQGAFGAFAWGIGSSEAEHAMATGTLRMARPKTMRVTFDGQLRPGVTAKDMILTLLARHGAGGGSGHVVEFAGDAVTALDIEARQTLCNMATEFAAVSGIIAPDAVTLTYLEGRRYAPNPLPDWSDLKSDEGAVFDAEIVIDAGAIRPMVSWGTSPEHSIGIDGFVPQGPGRVHDYIGLAARMPIAGVPIDAAFIGSCTNARLSDLRRAAAILDGRHVAPGVKALVVPGSRAVKRAAEAEGLDVIFTRAGFEWRDSGCSLCFYAGGEGFAPGSRVISSTNRNFEGRQGPGIRTHIASPEVVAASAVAGFVTQPSSPSGEGDAKHRERPEPTVQASPGSAALRRPLREAKRV; the protein is encoded by the coding sequence CTGGCTGAGCGCACGCTCTTCGACAAGCTATGGGACGCGCATGTCGTGGCCGATCTGGGCGATGGAAACGCGCTGATCGCCGTCGACCGGGTGTTCCTGCACGAACGCACCGGCGCGTCGGCGCTGAAAAGCATGGCAGCGGCGGGGCGTACGGTCGCCGATCCTGCGCGGGTGTTCGCGGTTATGGACCATATCGTCGATACACGACCGGGACGGGGCGATGCGACGACCATGCCCGGTGGCAGCGCCTTTATCACCGAGACCCGCGCAGCGTGCCACGCGGCAGGGATCACGCTGTTCGACGTCGATGACCCCGATCAGGGGATCACGCATGTCATTTCGCCCGAGCTGGGGATTGTGCTGCCGGGCGTGACATTGGTCGCGCCGGACAGTCACACCTGCACGCAGGGGGCGTTCGGCGCGTTCGCCTGGGGCATCGGGTCGAGCGAGGCCGAACATGCGATGGCGACGGGGACGCTCAGGATGGCGCGCCCGAAAACGATGCGGGTGACATTCGACGGACAGCTGCGACCCGGCGTGACCGCCAAGGACATGATCCTGACCTTGCTTGCGCGCCACGGCGCGGGCGGGGGCAGCGGCCATGTCGTCGAGTTCGCCGGAGATGCCGTGACCGCGCTCGACATCGAGGCGCGGCAGACTTTGTGCAACATGGCGACCGAATTTGCGGCAGTCAGCGGGATCATCGCGCCCGATGCGGTGACACTCACCTATCTGGAGGGGCGTCGCTACGCGCCCAATCCGTTGCCCGACTGGTCGGACCTGAAGTCCGACGAAGGCGCGGTGTTCGATGCCGAGATCGTCATCGATGCGGGCGCGATCAGGCCGATGGTCAGCTGGGGGACGTCGCCCGAACACAGCATCGGGATCGACGGCTTCGTGCCGCAGGGGCCGGGGCGTGTGCATGACTATATCGGCCTCGCGGCGAGAATGCCGATTGCCGGTGTGCCGATAGATGCTGCCTTTATCGGCAGCTGCACCAACGCGCGGCTGTCGGACCTGCGTCGTGCCGCTGCCATTCTAGACGGACGGCATGTCGCGCCGGGGGTGAAGGCGCTCGTTGTACCTGGGTCACGCGCGGTGAAGCGCGCTGCGGAGGCCGAGGGGCTGGATGTCATCTTCACCCGCGCGGGGTTCGAATGGCGCGACAGCGGGTGCTCGCTGTGTTTCTATGCGGGCGGAGAGGGCTTTGCGCCGGGAAGTCGGGTCATTTCATCGACCAACCGCAATTTCGAAGGGCGGCAAGGGCCGGGGATAAGGACGCATATCGCTTCGCCCGAAGTGGTAGCGGCGAGCGCGGTAGCGGGGTTTGTCACCCAACCCTCTTCGCCTAGCGGAGAGGGCGATGCGAAGCATCGGGAGAGGCCCGAGCCGACTGTTCAGGCCTCTCCCGGCTCCGCTGCGCTCCGCCGCCCTCTCCGCGAGGCGAAGAGGGTTTGA
- a CDS encoding CaiB/BaiF CoA-transferase family protein, which yields MTATPLLGLKVVEFTHMVMGPAVGHILASLGAEVVRVEPIGGDQTRRLLGSGAGYFPMYNRHKDSICLDLKAEEGLRIATQLAERADILIENFRPGALDRLGLGYDALKGANPRLIYCSEKGFLPGPYESRTALDEVAQMMGGLAYMTGPPGRPLRAGASVIDVTGGMFGVIAVLAAVEERHRTGKGQKVQSSLFETTVYLVGQHMAQKAVTGRAADPMPARISAWAIYDVFETADDSHVFIGVVTDALWQKFCELFGLDDLWADLALRKNNERVLARDRLMPQVRALVKTFARDDIIARLDGTGLPFAPIGRPEDMFDDPHLLASGGLEAVTLDDGRATLLPGLPIEMDGVRPGGGDALPAPGRDTQAVLAALGYDADAISALIAKGAAA from the coding sequence ATGACCGCCACACCGCTGCTCGGCCTCAAGGTCGTCGAATTCACGCACATGGTGATGGGGCCGGCGGTCGGGCATATCCTCGCCTCGCTGGGGGCCGAGGTCGTCCGCGTCGAGCCCATCGGCGGCGACCAGACACGGCGGTTGCTGGGGTCGGGCGCGGGCTATTTCCCGATGTACAACCGGCACAAGGACAGCATTTGTCTCGACCTGAAGGCTGAAGAGGGCCTTCGGATCGCGACGCAGCTGGCCGAGCGCGCCGACATCCTGATCGAGAATTTCCGCCCCGGGGCGCTCGACCGGCTGGGTCTGGGTTATGACGCGCTGAAAGGGGCCAACCCCCGCCTGATCTATTGCTCCGAAAAGGGATTCCTCCCCGGCCCGTACGAGAGCCGCACCGCGCTCGACGAGGTCGCGCAAATGATGGGTGGGCTCGCCTATATGACCGGCCCGCCCGGTCGCCCGCTGCGTGCCGGGGCCAGCGTCATCGACGTTACCGGCGGCATGTTCGGGGTGATCGCGGTGCTGGCCGCCGTCGAGGAGCGTCACCGGACGGGTAAGGGGCAGAAGGTCCAATCGTCGCTTTTCGAAACCACGGTGTACCTCGTCGGCCAGCATATGGCGCAAAAGGCGGTGACGGGTCGCGCCGCCGACCCGATGCCCGCCCGGATTTCGGCCTGGGCGATCTATGACGTGTTCGAGACGGCGGACGACAGCCATGTATTTATCGGCGTCGTCACCGACGCGCTGTGGCAGAAATTCTGCGAGTTGTTCGGCCTCGACGACCTGTGGGCCGACTTGGCGCTGCGCAAGAACAACGAGCGCGTCCTCGCCCGCGACCGGTTGATGCCGCAGGTCCGCGCGCTGGTGAAGACATTCGCGCGCGACGATATTATCGCCAGGCTCGACGGCACCGGCCTGCCCTTCGCGCCCATCGGGCGGCCCGAGGACATGTTCGACGATCCGCATCTGCTGGCGTCGGGCGGGCTGGAGGCGGTCACGCTCGACGACGGGCGGGCGACGCTGCTGCCGGGTCTGCCTATCGAAATGGACGGGGTGCGTCCGGGGGGCGGCGATGCGCTGCCCGCACCCGGGCGGGATACGCAGGCTGTGCTGGCGGCGCTCGGCTACGACGCCGACGCGATCTCGGCGCTGATTGCCAAAGGGGCAGCAGCCTGA
- a CDS encoding flavin reductase family protein has translation MNDEALRDDFRQAMRRLATTVAIVTTGSGDSYAGMAATAVMSVTADPPTLVVAVNRTASMSPILGEHGWFCVNLLAERHQELVAVFGGKKAGQARFEDGDWTLSVDMPPVLADAAASLICQTTGRFDVGTHTLFVGEVRAIANHPQIDPLIWVDGKVASAKRAD, from the coding sequence ATGAACGACGAAGCCCTGCGCGACGATTTCCGTCAGGCAATGCGGCGGCTGGCAACGACAGTCGCGATCGTCACGACCGGCAGCGGCGACAGCTATGCCGGGATGGCGGCGACTGCCGTTATGTCGGTGACCGCCGACCCGCCCACGCTGGTTGTCGCGGTCAATCGCACCGCGAGCATGTCGCCGATCCTGGGCGAGCACGGCTGGTTCTGCGTCAACCTGCTCGCCGAGCGGCATCAGGAACTGGTCGCGGTTTTCGGCGGCAAGAAGGCGGGACAGGCGCGGTTCGAGGATGGCGACTGGACGCTGAGCGTCGATATGCCCCCGGTGCTGGCCGACGCCGCCGCGAGTCTGATCTGCCAGACGACCGGCCGCTTCGATGTCGGCACCCATACGCTGTTCGTCGGCGAGGTCCGCGCGATTGCCAATCACCCGCAGATCGACCCGCTGATCTGGGTCGATGGCAAGGTGGCGTCGGCAAAGCGGGCTGACTGA
- a CDS encoding parallel beta-helix domain-containing protein yields MNKPCLYVAVFALSASPLAAKTIAVAPGPNVQEVLQTALIEAKPGDVVELAAGRYVLTDGLSLDVNGVTVRGAGPDKSILDFKSQKAAGEGLLVTSDDVVLRGFAVEDARGDAIKSKGADRIIYHDLRVEWTGGPKETNGAYGVYPVSSTDVLIDKVVVRGASDAGIYVGQSRNIIVRNSTAEVNVAGIEIENSYNADVHDNVATKNAGGILVFDLPNLPQMGGHSVRIYNNRVTDNSTPNFAPKGNIVASVPTGTGVMVMANRDVHVFGNTLADNATANVMVVAYKRPFTDATYNPLPRNVVIRDNTHGRAGWAPAFPGGDMLAKMMGGSIAPVFWDGAGGMAATNIRVTDKVGVLTMGLPEPLTPIMEAKPAPVDLSKGTAIAEPGAVVLPASMEAVVVSR; encoded by the coding sequence ATGAACAAGCCCTGTCTTTACGTAGCGGTGTTCGCGCTGTCCGCTTCGCCGCTGGCCGCAAAGACGATTGCGGTAGCCCCCGGACCCAATGTTCAGGAAGTGCTACAAACCGCGCTGATCGAGGCGAAACCCGGCGATGTCGTCGAGCTGGCGGCAGGACGATACGTCCTGACCGACGGCCTGTCGCTCGACGTGAACGGGGTGACGGTGCGCGGGGCGGGGCCGGACAAGAGCATCCTCGACTTCAAGTCGCAGAAGGCGGCAGGCGAAGGATTGCTCGTTACGTCGGACGATGTGGTCCTGCGCGGTTTCGCGGTCGAGGATGCGCGCGGGGACGCGATCAAGTCGAAGGGCGCGGACCGCATCATCTATCACGACCTGCGCGTCGAATGGACCGGAGGCCCCAAGGAAACCAACGGCGCGTACGGTGTCTATCCGGTGTCCTCGACCGATGTGCTGATCGACAAGGTCGTGGTGCGCGGCGCGTCCGACGCGGGCATCTATGTCGGCCAGTCGCGCAACATCATTGTCCGCAACTCGACCGCCGAAGTGAATGTTGCCGGGATCGAGATCGAGAACAGCTACAATGCCGACGTCCACGACAATGTCGCGACGAAGAACGCCGGTGGCATATTGGTGTTCGATCTGCCCAACCTGCCGCAGATGGGCGGACATTCGGTGCGGATCTACAACAACCGCGTCACCGACAATTCCACGCCGAATTTCGCGCCGAAGGGGAACATCGTGGCGAGCGTCCCAACCGGTACCGGCGTCATGGTGATGGCGAACCGCGACGTGCATGTGTTCGGCAATACGCTGGCCGATAATGCGACCGCCAACGTCATGGTCGTCGCCTACAAGCGCCCCTTTACCGATGCGACGTATAACCCGTTGCCGCGTAACGTCGTCATCCGCGACAACACGCATGGCCGCGCCGGTTGGGCACCCGCCTTTCCGGGCGGCGACATGCTGGCGAAGATGATGGGCGGGTCGATCGCGCCGGTGTTCTGGGACGGCGCAGGCGGGATGGCCGCGACCAATATCCGCGTGACCGATAAGGTCGGCGTGCTGACCATGGGCCTGCCCGAACCGCTGACGCCGATCATGGAGGCCAAGCCTGCGCCGGTAGATTTGTCGAAGGGGACGGCGATTGCCGAACCGGGGGCGGTTGTGCTGCCCGCGAGCATGGAAGCGGTGGTAGTCTCGCGTTAG
- the leuD gene encoding 3-isopropylmalate dehydratase small subunit yields MPPFTTLTARVALLARDNVDTDAIIPSREMKTTGRTGLAEGLFAPWRYVEGRVPDPAFVLNAMPDARILASGENFGCGSSREHAVWALAEWGIRAVIAETFAPIFRNNCIRNGVLPVVLAKEAIADIVGREVTIDLPMQTVAGYRFEIDAEAKTMLVEGLDAIDLTLKRSAAIAAFHRRDRIARPWVYL; encoded by the coding sequence ATGCCCCCCTTCACCACCCTCACCGCGCGCGTGGCACTGCTCGCCCGCGACAATGTCGACACCGACGCGATTATCCCGTCGCGCGAGATGAAGACCACGGGACGGACCGGCCTTGCCGAAGGGCTGTTCGCGCCATGGCGCTATGTCGAGGGACGCGTGCCCGATCCCGCCTTCGTGCTCAACGCGATGCCCGATGCGCGGATTCTCGCGAGCGGCGAAAACTTCGGCTGCGGGTCGAGCCGGGAACATGCGGTGTGGGCGCTGGCCGAATGGGGCATCCGCGCGGTGATTGCCGAGACCTTCGCACCGATTTTCCGCAACAACTGCATCCGCAACGGGGTGCTCCCGGTGGTGCTGGCGAAGGAGGCGATTGCAGATATTGTGGGGCGTGAGGTCACCATCGACCTGCCCATGCAGACGGTTGCGGGCTACCGGTTCGAAATCGATGCCGAGGCGAAGACGATGCTGGTCGAGGGGCTCGACGCCATCGACCTGACCCTGAAACGCAGTGCGGCAATTGCGGCATTCCATCGACGCGACCGCATCGCGCGGCCATGGGTGTATCTATGA
- a CDS encoding hydroxymethylglutaryl-CoA lyase has protein sequence MGVSMILISEVGPRDGLQSIDRVMPTEAKKAWIAAEAAAGVREIEVGSFVPPSLLPQMADTAEVVAFARTIPGLNVVALVPNAKGAARAVEAGVHGMSIPFSMSETHSIKNVRKDHAAMLDEVRAVVGIAAEAGVKFAVGLSTAFGCTMEGPVSEDAVVRLAAACAEAGVTEFSLSDTTGYANPAQVRRLVKGVRGAVGERLTTLHLHNTRGLGLANVLAGLDEGITTFDASLGGLGGCPFAPGASGNIVTEDLVFMLQAMGVETGIDLPALLKVRDIVAAALPGEPLYGFTPDAGLPLGFAA, from the coding sequence ATGGGTGTATCTATGATATTGATCTCCGAAGTCGGCCCGCGCGACGGGTTGCAGAGCATCGACCGGGTCATGCCGACCGAAGCGAAGAAAGCGTGGATCGCCGCCGAGGCCGCCGCGGGGGTACGCGAAATCGAGGTGGGGAGTTTCGTGCCGCCCTCGCTGTTGCCGCAAATGGCCGACACCGCCGAGGTTGTTGCGTTCGCGCGCACCATCCCCGGGCTGAATGTCGTTGCGCTGGTGCCCAATGCCAAGGGGGCAGCGCGGGCGGTTGAGGCTGGCGTCCACGGCATGTCGATCCCGTTTTCGATGTCCGAAACCCATTCGATCAAGAACGTCCGCAAGGATCACGCGGCGATGCTGGATGAGGTCCGCGCGGTCGTCGGCATTGCGGCGGAGGCGGGCGTGAAGTTCGCGGTCGGACTGTCGACGGCGTTCGGCTGCACGATGGAGGGGCCGGTCAGCGAGGACGCCGTTGTGCGGCTGGCGGCGGCGTGCGCCGAGGCGGGCGTGACCGAGTTCAGCCTGTCGGACACCACTGGCTATGCCAATCCGGCGCAGGTGCGGCGGCTGGTGAAGGGGGTGCGTGGTGCGGTCGGCGAGCGGCTGACGACGCTGCATCTGCACAACACGCGCGGGCTGGGGCTGGCGAACGTGCTCGCCGGATTGGACGAGGGGATCACGACGTTCGATGCGTCGCTCGGCGGCCTTGGCGGCTGCCCGTTCGCGCCGGGGGCGTCGGGCAATATCGTGACCGAGGATCTGGTGTTCATGCTGCAGGCGATGGGGGTGGAGACCGGGATCGATCTGCCCGCGCTGCTCAAGGTGCGCGATATCGTCGCGGCGGCGCTGCCGGGCGAGCCGCTTTACGGGTTCACGCCCGACGCGGGCTTGCCGCTGGGGTTCGCGGCATGA
- a CDS encoding DUF3598 domain-containing protein yields MGIREDMPLLAKHEGVWDGVYTYFNADNVKIDEHKSRLLCRFPDSGPSPYHQTNWYTWDDGRTDIRDFPAEYRDKRVWWDNELIVGWAAEVGLDEYNRTVMLYWQRQGDPSLYLYEMIQLADDGVNRCRTWHWIRNGLLETRTAIQEKLVTRDWRAVEAEMTAG; encoded by the coding sequence ATGGGAATCCGCGAAGACATGCCGTTGCTCGCAAAGCATGAAGGCGTGTGGGATGGGGTCTACACCTATTTCAACGCCGACAATGTGAAGATCGACGAGCATAAATCGCGCCTGCTGTGCCGTTTTCCCGACAGCGGACCTTCGCCCTATCACCAGACGAACTGGTACACTTGGGACGATGGACGCACCGATATCCGCGATTTTCCCGCTGAATATCGGGATAAGCGCGTTTGGTGGGACAATGAGCTGATCGTCGGCTGGGCGGCGGAAGTCGGGCTGGACGAATACAACCGCACCGTGATGCTTTACTGGCAACGGCAAGGCGACCCGTCGCTCTATCTTTACGAAATGATCCAGCTCGCCGACGATGGCGTCAACCGCTGCCGGACGTGGCACTGGATCAGAAACGGCCTGCTGGAAACGCGCACCGCGATTCAGGAAAAGCTGGTGACGCGCGACTGGCGCGCGGTCGAAGCGGAGATGACGGCTGGCTGA
- a CDS encoding S-methyl-5'-thioadenosine phosphorylase gives MSEWVIGVIGGSGLYAIDALENPQWIAVASPWGQPSDALLTGTISGVKFVFLPRHGRGHRVSPGELNARANIDVLKRAGCTDVLSISAVGSLAEELPPGKFVIVDQFIDRTKGRPSSFFESGMVAHVSMADPVCPRLSGLAAAAARAAGADVHEGATYLAMEGPQFSTRAESNLYRGWGAHVIGMTAMPEAKLAREAELPYALVAMVTDYDCWREGEAHVDVATVVAQLGSNAATARALLAELAKSLPATRAPSPIDTNLDVALITAPDARDPALLAKLDAVAGRVLR, from the coding sequence ATGAGTGAGTGGGTGATCGGCGTCATCGGCGGCTCCGGGTTGTATGCGATCGACGCACTCGAAAACCCGCAATGGATCGCGGTTGCCTCGCCCTGGGGTCAGCCGTCGGACGCTTTGCTGACCGGTACGATATCGGGCGTGAAGTTCGTGTTCCTTCCGCGACACGGACGGGGGCACCGGGTCAGCCCCGGCGAGCTCAACGCGCGGGCGAACATCGATGTGCTGAAGCGCGCGGGCTGCACCGACGTGCTGTCGATCTCGGCAGTGGGGTCGCTGGCCGAAGAATTGCCGCCGGGTAAATTCGTGATCGTCGACCAGTTTATCGACCGGACCAAGGGGCGGCCGTCGTCGTTTTTTGAAAGCGGGATGGTCGCGCATGTCAGTATGGCCGATCCCGTCTGTCCGCGCTTGTCCGGTCTTGCGGCGGCGGCAGCGCGGGCGGCGGGGGCGGACGTGCACGAAGGCGCGACCTATCTCGCGATGGAGGGGCCGCAATTCTCGACGCGCGCCGAATCGAACCTCTACCGGGGGTGGGGCGCGCATGTGATCGGCATGACCGCGATGCCCGAAGCGAAGCTCGCGCGCGAGGCCGAGCTGCCCTATGCGCTGGTCGCGATGGTCACCGATTACGATTGCTGGCGCGAGGGCGAGGCGCATGTCGACGTGGCAACCGTTGTGGCGCAATTGGGCAGCAATGCCGCGACGGCGCGCGCCTTGCTGGCCGAACTGGCGAAATCGCTGCCCGCGACGCGCGCGCCGTCGCCTATCGACACCAACCTCGATGTCGCGCTGATCACCGCGCCCGATGCCCGCGACCCGGCGCTATTGGCGAAACTCGATGCGGTGGCGGGCCGGGTTCTTCGTTAG